The Saccopteryx leptura isolate mSacLep1 chromosome 2, mSacLep1_pri_phased_curated, whole genome shotgun sequence genome has a window encoding:
- the SLC46A2 gene encoding solute carrier family 46 member 2, with translation MGPEATCCPCRGLQVRTWIEPVVASTQIAGSLYDAGLLLVLKESFGARASSNHSTTPSPRGALEDEQQKAISNFYIIYNVVTGLTPLLPAYGLGWLSDRYHRKIAICVALLGILFCRLGLLFKVLWDWPVEVMYWAVGLNGLCGGLSLYWSGVVSLGSLGSSEGRRSVRLIVIDLILGLAGFCGSMVSGHLFQQMSAQSWQGLVLTACSVSCASFALLYSLLVLKVPEPVAKPRKALPTVDTVSGTVGTYRALDPDQPDRQSVVGHPLSPRKAKPQKTMIALLFMGAILYDLAVVGTVDVMPLFVLRAPLSWNQVQVGYGMAAGYTIFITSFLGVLVFSRCFRDTTMIMIGMVSFGSGALLMTFVKQTYMFYIARAIMMFALIPVTTIRSAMSKLIKDSSYGKVFVTLQLSLTLTWVVTSTLYNELYQLTMEKFVGTCFALSSFLSFLAIVPIGIVAYKQASLKQADVTEK, from the exons ATGGGCCCCGAGGCCACCTGCTGCCCTTGCAGGGGCCTCCAGGTGAGGACCTGGATTGAGCCCGTGGTGGCCTCCACCCAGATCGCCGGCTCCCTCTATGATGCGGGGCTGCTCCTGGTGCTGAAGGAATCCTTCGGGGCCAGAGCCTCCTCCAACCACAGCACCACCCCGTCGCCCCGCGGGGCTCTAGAGGATGAACAGCAGAAGGCCATCTCCAATTTCTACATCATCTACAACGTGGTGACGGGCCTGACGCCCCTGCTGCCTGCCTACGGGCTGGGCTGGCTCAGTGACCGCTACCACCGCAAGATCGCCATTTGTGTGGCCCTGCTAGGCATCCTGTTCTGCCGCCTCGGGCTGCTGTTCAAGGTGCTGTGGGACTGGCCCGTGGAGGTGATGTACTGGGCCGTGGGGCTGAACGGGCTCTGCGGAGGCCTCTCGTTGTACTGGTCCGGAGTCGTTTCCCTGGGATCCCTGGGCTCCTCCGAGGGCCGCCGCTCGGTGCGCCTCATCGTTATTGACCTGATCCTGGGCTTGGCGGGATTCTGTGGGAGCATGGTCTCCGGGCATCTCTTCCAGCAGATGTCTGCGCAGTCCTGGCAGGGCCTGGTGCTGACGGCCTGCAGCGTCAGCTGTGCCTCTTTTGCCCTTCTCTACAGCCTCTTGGTCCTGAAGGTCCCTGAGCCGGTGGCCAAGCCCAGAAAGGCACTCCCCACCGTGGACACGGTGTCTGGCACGGTGGGCACATATCGCGCACTGGATCCTGATCAGCCAGACAGGCAGAGTGTGGTGGGGCACCCTCTGTCTCCTAGGAAAGCAAAGCCTCAAAAAACCATGATCGCCCTTCTCTTTATGGGTGCCATCCTCTATGACCTGGCAGTGGTGGGCACAGTGGACGTGATGCCCCTTTTTGTGCTGAGGGCACCTCTCAGTTGGAACCAAGTGCAGGTGGGCTATGGTATGGCCGCAGGGTACACCATCTTCATCACCAGCTTCCTGGGCGTCCTGGTCTTCTCCCGCTGCTTCCGGGACACCACCATGATCATGATTGGGATGGTCTCCTTTGGCTCGGGAGCCCTCCTAATGACTTTTGTGAAACAGACGTACATGTTCTACATTG CTCGAGCCATCATGATGTTCGCTCTCATCCCCGTCACAACCATTCGATCAGCAATGTCCAAACTCATAAAGGATTCTTCATATG GAAAGGTGTTTGTCACTCTGCAGCTGTCCCTGACGCTGACGTGGGTGGTGACGTCCACGCTGTATAATGAGCTCTATCAGCTCACCATGGAAAAGTTTGTCGGCACCTGCTttgctctctcctcctttctctccttcctggccATCGTCCCGATTGG CATCGTGGCCTATAAACAAGCCTCACTGAAACAGGCAGACGTCACAGAGAAATGA